The Tamandua tetradactyla isolate mTamTet1 chromosome 8, mTamTet1.pri, whole genome shotgun sequence genome includes a window with the following:
- the SLC37A2 gene encoding glucose-6-phosphate exchanger SLC37A2 isoform X2 — protein sequence MSRKPISVVKSRLHQNCSELVRPINDTHSVNDTTWCNWAPFDQDNYKELLGAVDNAFLVAYAIGMFISGIFGERLPLRYYLTAGMLLSGLFTSLFGLGYFWNIHMLWYFVLIQICNGLVQTTGWPSVVTCVGNWFGKGKRGLIMGVWNSHTSVGNILGSLIAGVWVNEQWGLSFVVPGVITAAMGIFTFLFLIEYPEDVDCTPPQHHGGPGEDQDNPEDPGTDPCSGREGGLESTAKFPKEPRAKPVAINFLGALRIPGVIEFSLCLLFAKLVSYTFLYWLPLYIFNVAHFSAKEAGDLSTLFDVGGIIGGIMAGLISDYTNGRATTCCVMLTLAAPMMFLYNHIGQKGVTSSIVMLIVCGALVNGPYGLITTAVSADLGTHKSLKGNAKALSTVTAIIDGTGSLGAAVGPLLAGLISPTGWNNVFYMLIAADILACLFLCRLVYKEILAWKVSLSSSRGYKEI from the exons ATGTCCAGGAAGCCCATCAGCGTTGTTAAG AGCCGTCTGCACCAGAACTGCTCGGAGCTGGTCAGACCCATCAACGACACCCACAGCGTCAATGACACCACCTGGTGCAATTGGGCTCCATTTG ACCAGGACAACTACAAGGAGCTGCTGGGGGCCGTGGACAATGCCTTTCTAGTGGCCTATGCCATTGGCATGTTCATCAG TGGGATTTTTGGGGAACGGCTCCCCCTCCGTTATTACCTGACAGCCGGAATGCTGCTCAGTGGCCTTTTCACCTCACTCTTTGGCCTGGGATATTTCTGGAACATCCACATGCTCTGGTACTTTGTGCTCATCCAG ATTTGTAATGGACTCGTCCAGACGACAGGCTGGCCGTCCGTGGTGACCTGTGTGGGCAACTGGTTCGGGAAGGGGAA GAGAGGGCTCATCATGGGTGTCTGGAATTCCCACACGTCCGTGGGCAACATCCTGGGCTCCCTGATTGCGGGCGTTTGGGTGAATGAGCAGTGGGGCCTGTCATTCGTTGTGCCTGGGGTCATCACCGCGGCCATGGGCATCTTCACTTTCCTCTTCCTCATCGAAT ACCCAGAAGATGTAGACTGCACCCCGCCTCAGCATCAT GGTGGGCCAGGCGAGGACCAGGACAACCCTGAAGACCCTGGGACTGATCCCTGCTCTGGCAGGGAGGGTGGCCTGGAGTCCACTGCCAAGTTCCCCAAGGAGCCAAGAGCTAAGCCTGTTGCCATCAACTTCCTTGGGGCGCTCCGGATCCCA GGCGTGATCGAGTTCTCTTTGTGTCTGCTCTTTGCCAAGTTGGTCAGTTACACCTTCCTCTACTGGCTGCCCCTCTACATCTTCAATGTGG CTCACTTCAGTGCCAAGGAAGCTGGGGACCTATCCACCCTCTTTGACGTTGGTGGCATCATAG GTGGCATCATGGCAGGGCTCATCTCGGACTACACCAATGGCAGGGCCACCACCTGCTGCGTCATGCTCACCTTGGCTGCTCCCATG ATGTTCCTGTACAACCACATTGGCCAGAAGGGGGTGACCAGCTCCATAG TCATGCTGATCGTCTGTGGGGCCCTGGTCAACGGCCCTTATGGGCTCATCACTACTGCCGTCTCCGCTGACCTG GGGACGCACAAGAGTCTGAAGGGCAACGCGAAGGCACTCTCCACTGTCACGGCCATCATCGATGGCACTGGCTCCTTAG GTGCGGCTGTGGGGCCTTTGCTGGCTGGCCTCATCTCCCCCACAGGATGGAACAACGTCTTCTACATGCTCATCGCAGCCGACATCCTGGCCTGCTTG TTCCTCTGCCGGTTGGTGTACAAAGAGATCTTGGCCTGGAAAGTGTCACTGAGCAGCAGTCGAGG ATATAAAGAGATATGA
- the SLC37A2 gene encoding glucose-6-phosphate exchanger SLC37A2 isoform X1, with the protein MRSSLAPGIWLLRAFSRDSWFRGFILLLTFLIYTCYHMSRKPISVVKSRLHQNCSELVRPINDTHSVNDTTWCNWAPFDQDNYKELLGAVDNAFLVAYAIGMFISGIFGERLPLRYYLTAGMLLSGLFTSLFGLGYFWNIHMLWYFVLIQICNGLVQTTGWPSVVTCVGNWFGKGKRGLIMGVWNSHTSVGNILGSLIAGVWVNEQWGLSFVVPGVITAAMGIFTFLFLIEYPEDVDCTPPQHHGGPGEDQDNPEDPGTDPCSGREGGLESTAKFPKEPRAKPVAINFLGALRIPGVIEFSLCLLFAKLVSYTFLYWLPLYIFNVAHFSAKEAGDLSTLFDVGGIIGGIMAGLISDYTNGRATTCCVMLTLAAPMMFLYNHIGQKGVTSSIVMLIVCGALVNGPYGLITTAVSADLGTHKSLKGNAKALSTVTAIIDGTGSLGAAVGPLLAGLISPTGWNNVFYMLIAADILACLFLCRLVYKEILAWKVSLSSSRGYKEI; encoded by the exons GTTCCGAGGCTTCATCCTCCTGCTCACGTTCCTCATTTATACCTGTTATCACATGTCCAGGAAGCCCATCAGCGTTGTTAAG AGCCGTCTGCACCAGAACTGCTCGGAGCTGGTCAGACCCATCAACGACACCCACAGCGTCAATGACACCACCTGGTGCAATTGGGCTCCATTTG ACCAGGACAACTACAAGGAGCTGCTGGGGGCCGTGGACAATGCCTTTCTAGTGGCCTATGCCATTGGCATGTTCATCAG TGGGATTTTTGGGGAACGGCTCCCCCTCCGTTATTACCTGACAGCCGGAATGCTGCTCAGTGGCCTTTTCACCTCACTCTTTGGCCTGGGATATTTCTGGAACATCCACATGCTCTGGTACTTTGTGCTCATCCAG ATTTGTAATGGACTCGTCCAGACGACAGGCTGGCCGTCCGTGGTGACCTGTGTGGGCAACTGGTTCGGGAAGGGGAA GAGAGGGCTCATCATGGGTGTCTGGAATTCCCACACGTCCGTGGGCAACATCCTGGGCTCCCTGATTGCGGGCGTTTGGGTGAATGAGCAGTGGGGCCTGTCATTCGTTGTGCCTGGGGTCATCACCGCGGCCATGGGCATCTTCACTTTCCTCTTCCTCATCGAAT ACCCAGAAGATGTAGACTGCACCCCGCCTCAGCATCAT GGTGGGCCAGGCGAGGACCAGGACAACCCTGAAGACCCTGGGACTGATCCCTGCTCTGGCAGGGAGGGTGGCCTGGAGTCCACTGCCAAGTTCCCCAAGGAGCCAAGAGCTAAGCCTGTTGCCATCAACTTCCTTGGGGCGCTCCGGATCCCA GGCGTGATCGAGTTCTCTTTGTGTCTGCTCTTTGCCAAGTTGGTCAGTTACACCTTCCTCTACTGGCTGCCCCTCTACATCTTCAATGTGG CTCACTTCAGTGCCAAGGAAGCTGGGGACCTATCCACCCTCTTTGACGTTGGTGGCATCATAG GTGGCATCATGGCAGGGCTCATCTCGGACTACACCAATGGCAGGGCCACCACCTGCTGCGTCATGCTCACCTTGGCTGCTCCCATG ATGTTCCTGTACAACCACATTGGCCAGAAGGGGGTGACCAGCTCCATAG TCATGCTGATCGTCTGTGGGGCCCTGGTCAACGGCCCTTATGGGCTCATCACTACTGCCGTCTCCGCTGACCTG GGGACGCACAAGAGTCTGAAGGGCAACGCGAAGGCACTCTCCACTGTCACGGCCATCATCGATGGCACTGGCTCCTTAG GTGCGGCTGTGGGGCCTTTGCTGGCTGGCCTCATCTCCCCCACAGGATGGAACAACGTCTTCTACATGCTCATCGCAGCCGACATCCTGGCCTGCTTG TTCCTCTGCCGGTTGGTGTACAAAGAGATCTTGGCCTGGAAAGTGTCACTGAGCAGCAGTCGAGG ATATAAAGAGATATGA